One window from the genome of Gopherus evgoodei ecotype Sinaloan lineage chromosome 2, rGopEvg1_v1.p, whole genome shotgun sequence encodes:
- the LOC115645074 gene encoding ly6/PLAUR domain-containing protein 2-like produces the protein MKALLAVLLAGLVCMELAQALRCYTCKEPTDLSACISVSNCSEDDTACRTTVHSVDSGYPFFGNITVSKSCAKMCIPSDPDGIGESHPDSCCHTDLCNTDGVPGLTANAMAITAAALWTLLRVML, from the exons ATGAAGGCGCTTCTGGCTGTACTGCTGGCTGGCCTTGTGTGCATGGAGCTAG CCCAGGCCTTGCGATGCTACACCTGCAAAGAACCGACAGATCTCTCAGCATGCATCTCGGTCAGCAACTGCTCTGAGGACGACACGGCGTGCAGGACAACTGTGCATTCTGTAGACTCTG GTTACCCCTTTTTCGGGAACATCACCGTCTCCAAATCCTGTGCTAAGATGTGCATACCCTCCGACCCGGATGGAATCGGGGAGTCCCACCCTGACTCGTGCTGTCACACCGACCTGTGCAATACCGACGGCGTGCCAGGGCTGACAGCCAATGCCATGGCAATCACAGCTGCCGCTCTCTGGACCCTCCTGAGGGTCATGCTGTAG